The Impatiens glandulifera chromosome 3, dImpGla2.1, whole genome shotgun sequence genome contains a region encoding:
- the LOC124930244 gene encoding uncharacterized protein LOC124930244 yields the protein MKADIVDKIKEEVQKQLDTGFLEVVDYLEWIANVDPIAKKNGKIRVDVDYRDLNKASPKNSFTLPHIDVLVDHAAGHQLLPFMDGFSERRSNISTSCHNDSSRYDTQGSRSLCRRYDCKTKDREGHIQNLNKFLQCIRKFQLWLNPKKCTFGVTAGKMLGFLITQRGIEVDPSKIEEITAMPPPQSEKEVKNERFVWDDACQNAFEKIKGYLKDPPILMPPRPGVPLILYLTVTENAMSSLLAQENEEKMEVAVYYISKRMTGYKLNYSPVEKNMLCIDQPQASQIMEEVHAGTCGPHMNGSALAKRILRFGYYWQDME from the exons ATGAAGGCAGACATCgtggacaagatcaaagaggaagttcagaaacagctcGACACGGGATTCCttgaagtggtagattaccTAGAGTGGATCGCCAATGTAGACCCAATCGCAAAGAAAAATGGAAAGATCCGAGTAGATGTAGACTATCGTGATCTCAACAAAGCAAGCCCTAAAAATAGCTTCacactaccacacatcgacgtgcTAGTAGATCATGCAGCAGGCCATCAACTCCTACcattcatggacggattctcag AACGCAGGAGCAACATATCAACGAGCTGCCACAatgattcttcacgatatgatACACAAGGAAgtagaagtctatgtcgacGATATGATTGTAAAACAAAAGATCGAGAAgggcacatccaaaatcttAACAAATTCTTACAATGCATTAGGAAGTTCCAACTTTggctcaacccaaagaagtgcacATTTGGTGTGACAGCAGGAAAGatgttaggcttcttaatcacacaaagaggaattgaggttgatccgagcAAGATAGAAGAGATCACGGCAATGCCACCTCCACAAAGCGAGAAAGAAGT gaaaaatgaaagattcgtcTGGGATGACGCTTGTCAAAacgcattcgagaagataaagggaTATCTCAAGGATCCTCCTATTCTGATGCCGCCAAGACCAGGAGTACcgctaatcctatacttaacagtCACGGAAAACGCAATGAGTAGTCTACTGGCCCAAGAAAATGAGGAGAAGATGGAAGTCGCagtctactacataagcaagCGCATGACAGGCTACAAACTTAATTACTCGCCAGTAGAAAAG aacatgttatgcatcgacCAGCCTCAAGCATCACAGATTATGGAGGAAGTACACGCaggaacatgtggcccacacatgaacggatcaGCACTCGCTAAAAGGATCCTTCGCTTTGGCTATTACTGGCAGGACATGGAATaa